A region of Cucumis melo cultivar AY chromosome 2, USDA_Cmelo_AY_1.0, whole genome shotgun sequence DNA encodes the following proteins:
- the LOC103502341 gene encoding argininosuccinate synthase, chloroplastic-like, with the protein MGEVSVAYTNGVMPARLNKVVLAYSGGLDTSVIVPWLREKYGCEVVCFTADVGQGVMELDGLEAKAKASGACQLVVKDLRDEFVEDYVFPCLRAGAIYERKYLLGTSMARPVIAKAMVDVAKEVGADAVAHGCTGKGNDQVRFELTFFALNPKLRVIAPWREWDITGREDAIEYAKRHNVPVPVTKKSIYSRDRNIWHLSHEGDVLEDPANEPKKDMFMLSVDPEDAPNQPEYVEIEVVSGLPVAVNGKKLSPASLLDKLNEIGGKHGIGRVDMVENRLVGMKSRGVYETPGGTILFTAARELESLTLDRETIQVKDSLALKYAELVYAGRWFDPLREAMDGFMEKITAKTTGTVTLKLYKGSVTVTGRKSPNSLYRQDISSFENGDVYNQADAAGFIHLYGLPTRVRAMLEQGI; encoded by the exons ATGGGAGAAGTTAGCGTTGCTTATACCAACGGTGTGATGCCCGCTAGATTGAACAAAGTTGTTTTAGCTTATAGCGGCGGCTTGGACACATCGGTTATCGTACCATGGTTGCG AGAGAAATATGGGTGCGAGGTGGTTTGCTTCACTGCTGACGTTGGGCAA GGAGTGATGGAATTGGATGGTTTGGAAGCAAAGGCGAAAGCGAGTGGAGCTTGTCAACTTGTTGTGAAGGACTTAAGGGATGAATTTGTGGAAGACTACGTGTTTCCCTGCTTGCGAGCTGGTGCCATTTATGAAAGGAAATACTTGCTTGGAACTTCCATGGCTCGTCCTGTCATCGCCAAG GCCATGGTCGATGTTGCCAAAGAAGTTGGAGCTGATGCTGTTGCTCATGGTTGTACAGGGAAAGGAAATGATCAG GTACGGTTTGAGCTCACATTCTTTGCTCTGAACCCCAAACTACGTGTTATAGCTCCCTGGAGAGAATGGGACATTACAGGAAGAGAAGATGCCATTGAATATGCCAAGAGACATAACGTGCCAGTCCCAGTCACGAAGAAATCGATATACAGCCGAGACCGGAATATTTGGCACCTTAGTCATGAG GGTGACGTTTTGGAAGATCCTGCTAATGAGCCAAAGAAAGACATGTTCATGCTATCCGTTGATCCCGAGGATGCACCGAACCAACCCGA ATACGTTGAGATTGAAGTTGTCTCAGGACTTCCTGTAGCTGTCAATGGGAAAAAGCTGTCACCAGCCTCCCTTCTCGACAAACTCAACGAAATCGGCGGGAAACACGGCATCGGCCGAGTCGACATGGTCGAAAATCGTCTTGTTGGCATGAAAAGCCGTGGTGTGTACGAAACACCAGGAGGAACCATCCTATTCACAGCAGCACGTGAGCTCGAATCCTTAACACTCGACCGCGAAACCATACAAGTCAAGGACTCACTTGCCCTCAAATACGCGGAGCTGGTATATGCAGGTCGATGGTTTGACCCACTCCGTGAAGCCATGGATGGATTCATGGAGAAGATAACCGCTAAAACCACCGGAACGGTCACACTCAAACTGTACAAAGGCTCAGTGACCGTAACCGGACGCAAAAGTCCAAACAGCCTATATAGACAAGACATATCCTCATTCGAGAACGGGGATGTGTACAACCAAGCGGATGCTGCTGGGTTCATCCATCTCTATGGCCTCCCAACTAGAGTCCGAGCAATGCTTGAACAAGGAATCTAA
- the LOC103502340 gene encoding nucleolar protein 56-like translates to MTSTYLLYESASGYALFHAHGLDEIGQNTEAVRSSVSDLNRFGKVVKLAAFHPFESALDALKQCNSVSEGLMTDELRSFLEINLPKAKEGKKAKFVLGLAEPKIGSNIFEETKIPCQSNEFVLELLRGVRLHFDKFIKDLKQGDLEKAQLGLGHSYSRAKVKFNVNRVDNMVIQAIFLLDTLDKDINSFSMRVREWYSWHFPELVKIVSDNYLYAKLAKFIQDKSKLAEDKIPSLTDIIGDEDKAKEIVEAAKASMGQDLSDIDLINVQQFAQRVMDLSEYRKKLYDYLVTKMNDIAPNLASLIGEVVGARLISHAGSLTNLAKCPSSTLQILGAEKALFRALKTKGNTPKYGLIFHSSFIGRASARNKGRMARYLANKCSIATRIDCFAESSTTTFGEKLREQVEERLDFYDKGIAPRKNIDVMKAAIESADNKATAMDVEEVPSEASGKKSKKKKSKSNANGEVEDGPSATANGDVAEDTKSEKKKKKEKRKLDRETEEQQQASEIINGEEEAGKKKKKKKSKDENKDDQVAAEDGKKKKKKKSKSEDAE, encoded by the exons ATGACGTCCACGTATCTTCTCTATGAATCTGCTTCTGGTTATGCTCTGTTTCATGCCCATGGCCTTGACGAAATTGGGCAGAACACCGAAGCCGTTAGGAGCTCTGTTTCCGACCTCAACCGCTTCGGCAAGGTCGTGAAGCTAGCTGCTTTTCACCCCTTTGAGTCGGCTCTCGATGCTCTCAAACAGTGCAACTCTGTCTCCGAAG GGCTTATGACTGATGAGTTGAGGAGTTTTCTGGAAATTAACCTTCCAAAAGCCAAGGAAGGTAAAAAGGCTAAGTTCGTTTTGGGACTAGCTGAACCCAAAATTGGGTCAAACATCTTTGAGGAGACTAAAATCCCATGTCAAAGCAACGAGTTTGTTCTGGAGCTGCTTCGTGGTGTGCGTCTTCACTTTGACAAATTTATCAAAGATCTCAAG CAAGGAGATTTGGAGAAGGCTCAACTTGGTCTGGGACACAGTTATAGTAGAGCGAAAGTGAAGTTCAATGTTAACCGTGTCGATAACATGGTTATTCAAGCCATCTTCCTTCTTGACACTTTAGACAAAGACATTAATTCCTTCTCCATGAGAGTCAG AGAGTGGTACTCATGGCATTTCCCTGAGTTGGTGAAGATTGTCAGTGACAATTATCTTTATGCTAAACTTGCTAAATTCATTCAAGACAAGTCTAAGTTGGCTGAAGATAAAATCCCCAGCTTGACAGACATAATTGGCGATGAAGATAAAGCAAAGGAGATTGTTGAAGCAGCCAAAGCCTCCATGG GTCAGGATTTGTCTGATATTGACTTGATTAATGTCCAGCAATTTGCACAGAGGGTGATGGATCTTTCTGAATACAGGAAGAAACTTTATGATTATCTAGTTACTAAAATGAACGATATTGCTCCCAATTTGGCCTCTTTGATTGGTGAAGTTGTTGGGGCCCGTTTAATTTCTCATGCTGGTAGTCTCACAAATTTGGCCAAGTGCCCTTCTTCCACCCTTCAGATTCTTGGTGCTGAGAAAGCACTCTTCAG GGCTttgaaaacaaaaggaaacactCCTAAATACGGTCTGATctttcattcttctttcattgGGCGAGCATCTGCGCGCAACAAGGGCCGAATGGCACGTTATCTTGCAAACAAATGCTCTATTGCAACGCGTATTGATTGCTTTGCAG AGAGCAGCACCACAACCTTTGGAGAGAAACTTCGTGAGCAAGTTGAAGAGCGGCTTGACTTTTATGACAAGGGCATAGCACCTCGTAAAAACATAGATGTTATGAAAGCTGCAATTGAAAGTGCTGATAACAAAG CAACTGCTATGGATGTAGAAGAAGTGCCAAGCGAAGCTTCGGGGAAGAAGagcaagaaaaagaaatcaaagtctAATGCTAACGGTGAGGTTGAAGACGGCCCAAGTGCTACTGCAAACGGTGATGTCGCAGAGGAtacaaaatcagaaaagaagaaaaagaaggagaagCGAAAGTTGGACAGGGAAACAGAGGAACAACAGCAGGCTTCAGAAATCATAAATGGCGAGGAAGAAGCAggcaagaagaaaaagaagaagaagagcaagGATGAAAACAAGGATGATCAAGTCGCTGCCGAAGATggtaagaagaaaaagaagaaaaagtcgAAAAGCGAAGATGCCGAATGA
- the LOC103502339 gene encoding adenylate kinase 4 produces the protein MAGSSGSASLEDVPSIHLMTELLRRMKCASKPDKHLILIGPPGSGKGTQSPIIKDEYCLCHLATGDMLRAAVAAKTPLGVKAKEAMDRGELVSDDLVVGIIDEAVKKPSCQKGFILDGFPRTVVQAQKLDEMLEKQGAKIDKVLNFSIDDSILEERITGRWIHPSSGRSYHTKFAPPKVAGIDDVTGEPLIQRKDDTTAVLKSRLEAFHKQTKPVIDYYSKKKIVADLQAEKSPKEVTEEIQKVLSS, from the exons ATGGCTGGTAGTTCTGGATCAGCCAGTTTAGAAGATGTTCCCTCCATCCATCTCATGACCGAGCTCCTCCGTCGCATGAAATGCGCTTCAAAACCCGACAAGCACCTCATTCTCATTG GTCCACCTGGATCAGGAAAAGGCACTCAATCTCCAATTATCAAGGATGAATACTGCTTGTGTCACTTGGCTACTGGTGATATGCTAAGAGCTGCAGTTGCTGCTAAAACTCCACTTGGTGTTAAGGCTAAGGAGGCCATGGACAgg gGTGAACTTGTGTCTGACGACTTGGTTGTTGGCATCATCGATGAAGCAGTTAAGAAGCCTTCATGTCAGAAAGGTTTCATTCTCGATGGATTTCCTAGAACCGTTGTGCAAGCTCAGAAG CTGGATGAGATGCTAGAAAAGCAGGGTGCTAAAATAGATAAGGTGCTTAATTTTTCCATTGACGATTCGATCTTGGAGGAGAGGATTACTGGACGATGGATACACCCATCCAGCGGGAGGTCTTATCACACCAAATTTGCTCCTCCAAAGGTTGCTGGCATTGATGAT GTTACGGGAGAACCTTTGATTCAACGTAAGGATGATACTACAGCAGTTCTCAAATCTCGGCTGGAGGCTTTCCACAAGCAAACAAAGCCA GTGATTGATTACTATTCGAAGAAGAAAATTGTGGCAGATCTTCAAGCAGAGAAGTCTCCCAAAGAGGTAACAGAAGAGATTCAGAAAGTGCTCTCATCCTAG
- the LOC127148145 gene encoding probable aspartyl aminopeptidase, with protein MAATNETKCKNNSVVTDFLQFLNASPTAFHAVEEAKKRLISVGYEQVSERADWKLEAGKKYFFTRNHSTIVAFAIGKKYVAGNGFHIVGAHTDSPCVKLKPVSKVTKGGYLEVGVQTYGGGLWHTWFDRDLTIAGRVIVKKEKSGSVSYIHRLVRVEDPIMRIPTLAIHLDRGTDGFKVNTQSHLLPVLATSIKGELNKAVTKNDAQNDGEKTDPKSSPNSSKHHTLLLQLLADQLNCEPDDICDFELQACDTQPSLVGGAQKEFIFSGRLDNLCMSFCSLKALIDSTSSETSLENEPGVRMVALFDHEEVGSNSAQGAGSPAMLNALSRITNSFSSDSSLVEKAIQRSFLVSADMAHALHPNYMDKHEENHQPKLHGGLVIKNNANQRYATNAVTSFIFRELAVNHNLPVQDFVVRNDMGCGSTIGPILASGVGIRTVDVGAPQLSMHSIREMCATDDVNHSYEHFKAYYEEFSSLDEKLTVDM; from the exons ATGGCGGCAACGAATGAAACCAAATGTAAAAATAATTCTGTTGTGACTGATTTTCTCCAGTTCTTGAACGCTTCCCCAACTGCTTTCCATGCCGTTG AGGAGGCAAAGAAGCGTTTGATAAGCGTTGGATATGAACAAGTATCTGAAAGAGCGGACTGGAAATTAGAAGCCGGGAAGAAGTACTTCTTTACCAGAAACCATTCAACCATTGTTGCTTTTGCGATCGGTAAAAA ATATGTTGCTGGGAATGGATTTCATATTGTTGGTGCTCATACTGACAGCCCTTGTGTGAAACTGAAACCGGTGTCCAAG GTAACAAAAGGAGGATATCTGGAAGTTGGTGTTCAAACGTATGGGGGTGGGTTGTGGCACACATGGTTTGATCGTGACTTAACAATTGCAGGAAGGGTGAttgtaaagaaagaaaaaagtggTTCGGTGTCATATATTCATCGACTTGTTCGAGTTGAGGATCCCATAATGAGAATTCCGACGCTAGCAATTCACTTGGACAG GGGCACAGATGGGTTTAAGGTGAACACACAGAGTCATCTTCTCCCAGTTTTGGCAACAAGTATTAAG GGGGAATTGAACAAAGCTGTTACCAAGAATGATGCACAAAATGATGGAGAGAAAACAGATCCTAAGTCAAGTCCCAATAGCTCAAAGCATCACACGCTTCTATTACAG CTACTTGCCGATCAACTCAACTGTGAACCAGATGACATTTGTGATTTTGAATTGCAAGCTTGTGACACACAACCTAGTCTGGTTGGTGGTGCACagaaagaattcattttttctgGAAGGCTCGATAATTTATGCATGTCGTTTTGCTCTTTGAAG GCGCTGATTGACAGTACATCTTCTGAAACTAGCCTTGAGAATGAGCCTGGTGTTAGAATGGTGGCCTTGTTCGACCATGAAGAAGTCGGATCTAATTCAGCCCAGGGAGCTGGTTCCCCAGCAATGCTTAATGCTTTATCACGAATTACAAACTCCTTCAGCTCTGACTCTTCG CTGGTTGAGAAAGCTATCCAGAGAAGTTTCCTTGTCTCGGCTGACATGGCACATGCATTACATCCTAATTATATG GATAAGCATGAAGAAAATCATCAGCCCAAGTTGCATGGAGGGTTGGTTATCAAGAACAATGCAAATCAAAGATATGCAACCAATGCAGTCACATCGTTCATATTCAGGGAATTGGCGGTGAATCATAACCTTCCTGTTCAG GATTTTGTGGTCCGCAATGACATGGGTTGCGGTTCAACCATCGGCCCCATTCTTGCCAGTGGCGTAGGTATACGAACCGTAGATGTTGGAGCACCACAGCTATCAATGCACAGTATTCGAGAAATGTGTGCTACAGATGATGTCAATCACTCCTATGAGCATTTTAAGGCCTATTATGAAGAGTTCTCTAGTCTTGATGAGAAGCTCACAGTCGATATGTAG
- the LOC103502338 gene encoding probable aspartyl aminopeptidase: MHKMVEWKQFVAISNIAENMAKANGETNSVVSDFIDFLNASPTAFHAVEEAKKRLVSVGYEQLSETEDWKLEAGKKYFFTRNHSAIIAFAVGKKFVAGNAFHIVGAHTDSPCLKLKPISKITKGGFLEVGVQIYGGGLWHTWFDRDLTLAGRVLLREESNGSVSYDHRLVRILEPILRIPTLAIHLDRDAVAFSVNTETQLLPILATTIKGELNKVVSKNDAQIDREKTDHKSTPTSAKHHSLLLQLLAEQLGCDPDDIFDFDLQVCDAQPSVIGGAKREFVFSGRLDNLCMTFCSLKALIDSTSSDSSLEDEPGVRMVTLFDNEEVGSNSVQGADSPTMLNALSRITTSFSSYPSLVEKAIQKSYLVSADMAHALHPNYMEKYEENHRPKFHGGLVIKNNANNKYATNAVTAALFRELAIKHNLPVQEFVVRNDMACGTTIGPILASGLGIRTVDVGAPQLSMHSAREVCGTDDVDYSYQHFKAYFEEFSSLDVIPADI, translated from the exons ATGCATAAAATGGTCGAGTGGAAGCAGTTCGTAGCCATATCAAATATTGCAGAAAATATGGCTAAGGCAAATGGTGAAACCAATTCTGTAGTCTCTGATTTTATCGACTTCTTGAATGCTTCCCCTACTGCTTTCCATGCCGTTG AGGAGGCAAAGAAGCGTCTGGTAAGTGTGGGATATGAACAACTCTCTGAAACAGAGGATTGGAAATTAGAAGCCGGCaagaagtacttcttcaccagAAACCATTCAGCTATTATTGCTTTTGCAGTTGGTAAAAA ATTCGTAGCTGGCAATGCATTTCATATTGTTGGTGCACATACTGATAGCCCTTGTTTAAAGTTGAAGCCTATAAGCAAG ATTACAAAGGGTGGATTTTTGGAAGTTGGGGTTCAAATTTATGGGGGTGGGTTATGGCATACATGGTTTGATCGAGACTTAACACTTGCAGGAAGGGTGCTTTTAAGGGAAGAAAGTAATGGTTCTGTGTCATATGACCATCGTCTTGTTCGAATTCTGGAGCCCATATTGAGAATACCCACACTAGCAATTCACTTGGACAG GGATGCAGTTGCATTTTCGGTGAATACAGAGACCCAACTTCTCCCTATTTTGGCAACAACTATTAAG GGAGAACTGAATAAAGTTGTTTCAAAAAACGATGCACAAATTGACAGAGAGAAAACAGATCACAAGTCAACTCCTACTAGCGCAAAGCATCACTCGCTTCTATTACAA CTACTTGCGGAGCAACTTGGCTGCGATCCGGATGACATATTTGATTTTGACTTGCAAGTATGTGATGCTCAACCAAGTGTGATTGGTGGCGCCAAGCGAGAATTCGTATTCTCTGGAAGGCTGGATAATTTATGCATGACATTTTGCTCTTTGAAG GCACTCATTGACAGTACATCTTCTGACAGTAGCCTTGAGGATGAGCCTGGTGTCAGAATGGTGACTTTGTTCGACAATGAGGAGGTTGGATCTAATTCAGTCCAGGGGGCTGACTCTCCAACAATGCTTAATGCTTTATCTCGAATTACGACTTCCTTCAGCTCATACCCTTCG CTGGTTGAAAAAGCTATCCAGAAAAGTTACCTGGTCTCTGCTGACATGGCCCATGCACTACATCCTAATTATATG GAAAAGTATGAAGAAAACCATCGGCCCAAGTTTCATGGAGGACTGGTCATCAAGAACAACGCAAATAATAAATACGCAACCAATGCAGTTACTGCAGCCTTATTTCGGGAGTTAGCTATAAAACATAACCTTCCCGTCCAG GAATTTGTGGTCCGCAATGACATGGCTTGTGGCACGACGATTGGCCCCATCCTTGCAAGCGGCTTAGGTATAAGAACCGTAGACGTGGGAGCGCCACAGCTATCAATGCACAGTGCTCGAGAAGTATGTGGTACTGATGATGTTGATTACTCCTATCAGCATTTCAAGGCTTATTTCGAAGAGTTCTCAAGTCTTGATGTCATCCCAGCTGATATTTAG
- the LOC103502337 gene encoding mitochondrial pyruvate carrier 1-like — translation MPSFRAFLNSPVGPKTTHFWGPVANFGFVAAGLADVKKPADMISGRMTAVLCVYSLLCMRFGYMVRPRNYLLMGCHAANESVQLYLLSRWAMGQRKTVDYSNE, via the exons ATGCCTTCGTTCCGCGCTTTCCTCAACAGCCCGGTTGGCCCTAAAACAACGCATTTTTGGGGACCTGTTGCTAACTTTGGTTTCGTTGCTGCT GGGCTTGCAGATGTGAAAAAACCTGCTGATATGATTTCTGGGAGAATGACGGCAG TTTTGTGCGTCTATTCGTTGTTATGCATGAGATTTGGGTATATGGTTCGACCTCGAAACTATTTGCTGATGGGATGTCATGCTGCGAATGAATCTGTTCAGCTCTATCTTCTCTCTCGTTGGGCGATGGGCCAGAGGAAGACTGTAGATTACAGCAACGAGTAG